A stretch of Rhododendron vialii isolate Sample 1 chromosome 4a, ASM3025357v1 DNA encodes these proteins:
- the LOC131324012 gene encoding uncharacterized protein LOC131324012, whose translation MVEDIKTWAKGKNWSFFIWTDRMKNKAAHWLASYSINSCSSVWLGCIPPEFDSVLCKDLFYCTSFYIKAIGAPVLSGVPTPVAFGHPCVISRLCCYLLPWMQHARDFRTLPSFVQPCLRSYEIGRYGFPGHSQSYQLGDYGLVFRIPVLDPLIGSYGPIVREDQIRQMKIDWASGGVYMSLVGLAIHHFKLSGIELTYHSVGGARCQRYSQELFVHPDGIIATSASCLKPLKSTKFEISVKLLHSRTPYKGVLLEADFCSDIAFVKIISGDRQTAVTFGKLDSRRENSVLAAGCVPMYFGWDDVTSDYKLGYLSIDQEMENTESRNERTSGQLIKAEVLNVGRSCIVGPLVNLEGEFFGIIHKVGRHIEATPIDDVFKYLEHLKKHGEHAKEPSSTSE comes from the exons ATGGTGGAAGATATCAAGACTTgggcaaaaggaaaaaattggtcCTTCTTCATCTGGACTGATAGAATGAAGAACAAGGCTGCTCACTGGTTGGCTTCCTATAGTATCAATAGTTGTTCTTCTGTTTGGTTGGGTTGTATTCCGCCTGAGTTTGATTCTGTTTTGTGTAAAGATT TGTTCTATTGTACCAGCTTCTACATAAAGGCCATAGGAGCTCCAGTGCTGTCAGGAGTGCCAACACCAGTGGCA TTTGGCCATCCCTGCGTAATAAGTCGGCTCTGTTGCTACTTGCTGCCCTGGATGCAGCATGCTCGGGATTTTCGGACTCTTCCTTCCTTTGTACAACCCTGTCTACGTAGCTATGAAATCGGCAGATATGGTTTTCCTG GGCATTCTCAAAGTTATCAACTTGGTGATTATGGTCTGGTTTTTCGAATTCCTGTTCTTGATCCGCTTATCGGCAGTTATGGTCCTATTGTTAGAGAAGATCAGATCCGCCAAATGAAGATCGACTGGGCTTCTGGAGGTGTTTATATGTCTCTTGTTGGTCTAGCTATCCATCACTTTAAGCTTTCGGGAATT GAACTGACCTATCATTCCGTAGGTGGCGCAAGGTGTCAGAGATATTCTCAGGAACTGTTTGTACATCCAGATGGCATAATTGCAACTTCTGCTAGTTGCTTAAAACCTCTCAAAAGCACCAAATTCGAG ATTAGTGTCAAGCTTTTGCACAGTAGAACTCCGTATAAGGGTGTCTTGTTGGAAGCTGATTTTTGCTCTGATATAGCTTTTGTAAAGATTATATCTGGTGACCGACAAACCGCAGTGACTTTTGGAAAGTTGGATTCCAGGCGAGAAAATTCGGTGCTGGCTGCTGGCTGTGTACCGATGTATTTCGGTTGGGATGATGTAACATCTGATTATAAACTAGGTTATCTCAG CATTGACCAAGAGATGGAAAACACCGAGTCTCGGAATGAAAGAACATCTGGGCAGTTGATAAAAGCGGAAGTTCTGAATGTTGgaaga TCTTGTATTGTGGGACCTCTTGTCAATCTGGAAGGAGAATTTTTTGGCATCATTCACAAGGTTGGCCGACATATTGAAGCCACACCAATCGATGATGTTTTCAAGTATCTGGAGCACTTGAAGAAACACGG